The sequence below is a genomic window from Salicibibacter cibarius.
GTCGTGAATTGGTTGGAGCGCAGGGATTATATGGCGCAAGACAAACGGGGAAATGTCGTTTATAAGTGGAAACAGCAGGGCGAAGTTGTGGGGGCGGATCGGCAAGGCACCCAACCAATGTCTCGCACCGGCGACTGGTTTAAAGGCATTGACAAAAACAGCCCAGGGAACGCTGGTTTCTCTTTTGATATTGGAAAGCCGGAAACGCTCTATGTGTTTGAAAGCGCCGTCGATGCGTTGTCTTATTGGAGTGAAAAGAAGGGGGATATACAAAATGCACGTATGCTTTCAATGTCTGGTTTGAAACGACACACTGTTAGCGCAGAAATGAACCGGATGAATAGGGAAGGATACCCACCGAAACAAGTGGTCATTGCCGTGGACAATGATCCGTCTGGTCGTGATTTCGCCTATGGCCTAAAAGATGTGTTGCAAAACTATGTAAATCAAGACGGGGAACGGGTTGGGAACGTTGATTTGCCAAAGGAAAAGGATTGGAATGAACAATTAAAAAAGAATGTGGCCGTCGAACAGCCGCGAGCGAAAGAATCCCAACCCTCTCCAGTCAAGGATACGGAACCGGAACGATAATGGAAACCTTTACGCACGGGTTTCGGCCCGTGTATTTTTGTTGGACGCTGAAAGGAGTTTGAAGCATGATAGACGAGGGTACGGTTGTCAGCATTTTTCTTGTGGTACTTTTTCTTTTCACCTGCCCATTGATTATTGTTGGTTTTGTTTGGGTGATGAGAAAATGGATGAAGCATCGTCGGGAAAAACAAGCGTTCCAACGAGTCATTCAAAGTGGCATTCGTTCGATCGACCAAATGGATGGCCACCAATTTGAATATTTTTTAGTGCAACTGCTTAAAGCATTAGGCTATCGATCCGTGAAAGGAACGAAACGTTCCAATGATTTTGGGGCTGATTTGGTGATGGAAAAGGAAAAAAAGAAGATAGTTGTGCAGGCGAA
It includes:
- a CDS encoding toprim domain-containing protein — protein: MVNRVRTEQVERAKRVDLMDYLESKGETFKKEGNYYRHTEHDSLIIRDQMYAWNSRGEKGAGVINFAQMYYGMSFPEAVEDITNGSYKEKERPPSAKIPSEPYRYPSHYEVSDTTRMHQYLTQDRKIHPKVVNWLERRDYMAQDKRGNVVYKWKQQGEVVGADRQGTQPMSRTGDWFKGIDKNSPGNAGFSFDIGKPETLYVFESAVDALSYWSEKKGDIQNARMLSMSGLKRHTVSAEMNRMNREGYPPKQVVIAVDNDPSGRDFAYGLKDVLQNYVNQDGERVGNVDLPKEKDWNEQLKKNVAVEQPRAKESQPSPVKDTEPER